The stretch of DNA TGCTTCTTCGAAAGCGGCATCGCCGCCACCGCCGCCGCGCTGGCCGCCACCGAACGGCTGCGGGTCGGCGTCGGCCTGCTGCCGGTGCCGCTGCGCAACGTCGCCCTCACCGCCATGGAGACCGCCACCCTGCACCGGCTTTTCCCCGGCCGGGCGCTGGTCGGTGTCGGCCACGGCGTGCAGGACTGGATGGGCCAGGTCGGCGCGCGGGTGGAGTCGCCCATGACCCTGCTGCGCGAGTACCTGGCGGCGCTGCGCGCCCTGCTGCGCGGTGAGCGGGTGACGGTGCAGGGCCGTTACGTGCGGCTGGACCAGGTCGCCCTCTCATGGCCGCCGGCGACCGCGCCGGGCGTGCTGGCCGGGGCCACCGGGCCGCGCTCGCTGCGGCTGTCCGGCGAGGCCGCCGACGGCACCATCCTGGACGCCGGCACGACGCCGGACCGCGTGCGACGGGCCCGCGAGTTGATCGAGGAGGGGCGCCGGGCGGCCGGGCGCACCGACCCCCACCGGGTGGTGGTCTACCTCCGCGCGGCCACCGGACCGGACGCCGCCGCCCGGGTCGCGGCCGAAACGGCCGCCGGGGGAGGGGCCGGCGGGCCGGAGCCGGACGCCGCCGCGGCCGGCGGCGCCGAGGAGATCGCGGCCGTGGTGCGGCGGCTGGCGGAGGCCGGTGCCGACACCGTGGTCCTGCAGCCGACCGCCGACGAACCGGACCCCGAGGGCTTCGTGCGCTTCGCCGCCGAAGAGGTCCGACCGCTCGTCGGCTGACCGGTCTCCCCGGCCCCGGCCGGGACGAGGCGGCCGGGCCCGGCGCCGGTCGAGGTGATGGCCCCGGCCGCTCCGGCTGCTGCGGGCAGCCCCGGCCTCCCGGCCCTGTCGCCCCGCGCATCCGTCCCGTGCGGGGCCCGGCCGGCGTCAGGCCTGGTCAGCCGGGCCTCTGCCCGCCGGGAGCCGGGCCGGGCCCGCCTAGGTTCTGTCTCTTTGGTCAGCGTCGGGTCCAGATGAGGATGCCCGCGAGGTGGAGTGCGGCCTGGTAGGCGATGGCGAGTTTGTCGGTTCGTGTGGCCAGGCCGCGCCACTGCTTGAGGCGGTTGATGCACCGCTCGACGGTGTTCCGCTGCTTGTAGGTCTCGCGGTCGAAGCCGGGCGGGCGGCCACCGAGCCGCCCGCGCCGCAGGCGGTGGCCGACTTGGTCGGACGGCTGCGGGATGACCGCGCGGAT from Streptomyces pactum encodes:
- a CDS encoding LLM class flavin-dependent oxidoreductase, with the protein product MTTLGAVFRPQLPPERLHGVARAADEAGLAELWLWEDCFFESGIAATAAALAATERLRVGVGLLPVPLRNVALTAMETATLHRLFPGRALVGVGHGVQDWMGQVGARVESPMTLLREYLAALRALLRGERVTVQGRYVRLDQVALSWPPATAPGVLAGATGPRSLRLSGEAADGTILDAGTTPDRVRRARELIEEGRRAAGRTDPHRVVVYLRAATGPDAAARVAAETAAGGGAGGPEPDAAAAGGAEEIAAVVRRLAEAGADTVVLQPTADEPDPEGFVRFAAEEVRPLVG